In Thermotoga sp. Ku-13t, one genomic interval encodes:
- a CDS encoding ABC transporter permease — MTKQKMVLEYLRIKEFGAIIGVAVFLILFSLLSNRFLTAENLFNTLTMAAELGIISIGVTMLIISGEFDLSVGSVFAVAPMIFATMINADFNPYFSLLVALLVCAGIGVVNGIVTLKTGIPSFITTLGMMMFWRGILLAVTGGFPIILSRRVDMLQYLGGRVVGGLRHSAIWFLILAFVFWIVLEKTKFGNWVFATGGNPGAAKALGISTDRVKLTNFIFSSVLAGFAGLTTFARFKLVDPTFGQELELEAIASAVMGGTLLTGGYGSVVGACIGAFMISMVRNGLVLAGAPAYWYRAFIGVILIVAAVINARIRKKVAG; from the coding sequence TTGACAAAGCAAAAGATGGTTCTTGAATACTTGAGAATAAAAGAGTTTGGAGCCATCATCGGTGTGGCCGTTTTTCTGATTTTGTTCTCGCTTTTGTCGAACAGGTTTTTGACAGCTGAGAACCTTTTCAACACGCTCACGATGGCTGCAGAACTCGGCATCATATCGATTGGGGTCACCATGTTGATCATCAGCGGCGAATTTGATCTGTCTGTTGGATCGGTGTTCGCTGTCGCACCGATGATCTTTGCGACCATGATCAACGCGGATTTCAATCCCTATTTTTCACTGCTTGTGGCTCTGTTGGTCTGTGCAGGTATCGGTGTTGTGAACGGCATTGTCACGTTGAAAACTGGTATTCCATCCTTCATAACGACGCTCGGCATGATGATGTTCTGGCGGGGCATTCTGCTCGCGGTGACAGGTGGTTTTCCCATCATACTCTCTCGTCGAGTGGACATGCTTCAGTACCTCGGAGGGAGGGTCGTCGGTGGTTTGAGACATTCAGCAATCTGGTTCTTAATCCTGGCGTTCGTTTTCTGGATCGTGCTGGAAAAAACGAAATTTGGAAACTGGGTGTTTGCAACTGGTGGGAACCCTGGGGCCGCAAAGGCGCTCGGAATCTCGACAGATCGTGTCAAACTCACCAATTTCATTTTCTCGTCCGTTCTCGCGGGGTTCGCAGGTCTCACAACGTTCGCGAGATTCAAACTGGTTGATCCCACATTCGGTCAGGAACTCGAACTCGAGGCCATCGCGAGTGCGGTGATGGGAGGCACGCTTCTAACAGGTGGCTATGGCAGCGTAGTGGGGGCTTGCATAGGCGCGTTCATGATAAGCATGGTTCGAAATGGGTTGGTTCTGGCGGGTGCTCCGGCTTACTGGTACAGGGCTTTCATTGGTGTCATCTTGATTGTTGCAGCAGTGATCAACGCACGCATTAGAAAGAAGGTGGCCGGATGA
- a CDS encoding ABC transporter substrate-binding protein has protein sequence MRKLVSTGLILLLVFVGLASERVLHMYTALDENEWPIYVKAFEQATGIKVEVVRLSSGELLARVEAESKNPRASIWFGGPAVDQIAAKKKGLLAPYKSAMTEKVPESLKDPEGYWVGIYFGAIGFASNTEILKKLKVDPPTSWYDLLKPEFKGLISVAFPYTSGTAYTILASLIALMGEDEAFEYWKKLDKQIQQYTKSGSAPVVQAGLGEAAVGIAFAHDIIARGIAKGYPLVLTFPREGTGYEIGAMSIIKGGPEPDLAAKFIDWMLSVEAQNLMKEWYRLPANPEAEVAEGVIRLEEVKLVQMDFEYFGREKDRLIERWKEEIEYSR, from the coding sequence ATGAGGAAACTCGTTTCCACTGGATTGATCTTGTTGCTCGTGTTTGTAGGATTAGCATCCGAAAGAGTCCTGCACATGTACACCGCACTGGACGAAAACGAGTGGCCTATCTACGTGAAGGCGTTCGAACAGGCGACGGGAATCAAAGTCGAAGTGGTCAGGTTGTCCTCCGGAGAGTTACTCGCGCGTGTTGAGGCCGAGTCGAAGAATCCAAGGGCGAGCATCTGGTTCGGCGGGCCCGCCGTGGATCAGATCGCGGCCAAGAAGAAAGGGTTGCTCGCACCGTACAAATCTGCAATGACAGAGAAGGTCCCGGAGAGCTTGAAAGATCCTGAGGGTTACTGGGTCGGGATCTACTTCGGCGCCATCGGTTTTGCGAGCAACACAGAAATTTTGAAGAAGCTCAAGGTGGATCCACCCACATCCTGGTACGATCTTTTGAAACCCGAATTCAAAGGTCTGATCTCCGTGGCGTTCCCGTACACCTCTGGTACAGCCTACACGATCTTAGCATCGTTGATAGCCCTGATGGGTGAAGATGAGGCGTTCGAATACTGGAAAAAGCTCGACAAGCAGATCCAGCAATACACGAAGTCTGGTTCCGCGCCCGTGGTGCAAGCTGGCCTTGGCGAAGCTGCGGTTGGCATTGCGTTCGCCCACGACATCATCGCAAGGGGTATCGCTAAGGGTTATCCGCTGGTGCTGACGTTCCCGAGAGAAGGAACAGGTTACGAGATAGGGGCCATGTCGATCATCAAGGGTGGACCAGAACCAGACCTCGCAGCGAAGTTCATCGACTGGATGCTCAGCGTCGAGGCACAGAATCTGATGAAAGAATGGTACAGGTTGCCTGCAAATCCCGAAGCTGAGGTTGCCGAAGGCGTCATCAGGCTTGAGGAAGTCAAGCTCGTCCAGATGGACTTCGAATACTTTGGCAGAGAAAAAGACAGATTGATCGAACGCTGGAAGGAAGAAATCGAATACAGCAGATGA
- a CDS encoding PfkB family carbohydrate kinase yields MAKITFVGHVSKDINKTPSETVIVPGGGVFYGSIAAQRLGVRCVVVTKVSSQDVSLFEPIEEAGAELIALTSSQTTTIENVYPSDNPDERMSRILHTADPFETADLVHVRTNVVVVSALWRGEFPEELLKQLRQCVDTLVVDAQGFLRNVLEDGRMIYRDWWDKEKYLPLINIFKVDNNEAYVMTQEKDLERACKVLSGFGMKIVLATHKNGVIAFDGRDFYRANFSEYKMLGRTGRGDTCLASFLAALLNGKSLQEAVNLAARITSAKMQYAGPYRGGEVA; encoded by the coding sequence TTGGCGAAAATCACGTTCGTGGGTCATGTCTCTAAGGATATCAACAAAACACCGAGTGAAACCGTCATCGTGCCGGGAGGCGGGGTCTTCTACGGTTCGATAGCGGCACAAAGACTCGGCGTGCGGTGCGTCGTGGTAACGAAAGTGTCGAGCCAGGATGTTTCGTTGTTCGAACCGATCGAAGAGGCTGGTGCAGAGCTGATCGCACTGACAAGTTCTCAAACCACCACGATAGAAAACGTCTATCCTTCGGACAATCCCGACGAAAGGATGAGCCGTATCCTCCACACAGCAGACCCCTTCGAAACGGCCGATCTGGTTCATGTGAGAACGAACGTGGTGGTCGTCAGCGCACTGTGGCGCGGTGAGTTTCCAGAGGAACTCTTGAAGCAACTGCGTCAGTGTGTGGACACACTCGTCGTCGATGCTCAGGGTTTTCTGAGGAACGTGCTTGAAGATGGCAGGATGATCTACCGCGACTGGTGGGATAAAGAAAAGTACCTTCCGCTCATCAATATTTTCAAAGTCGACAACAACGAAGCTTACGTCATGACTCAAGAAAAGGACCTGGAAAGGGCGTGCAAAGTCCTCTCAGGGTTCGGAATGAAAATCGTGCTCGCAACGCACAAAAATGGTGTGATAGCGTTCGATGGTAGAGATTTCTACCGGGCGAATTTCTCGGAATACAAAATGTTGGGTCGTACAGGTCGAGGTGATACGTGCTTAGCGAGCTTTCTGGCAGCCCTGTTGAACGGGAAAAGTTTGCAAGAAGCCGTTAACCTTGCGGCGAGGATAACTTCTGCCAAGATGCAATATGCAGGACCTTACAGAGGGGGTGAGGTTGCATGA
- a CDS encoding ATP-binding cassette domain-containing protein gives MSYLVEMKNIWKSFGRVVALKGVDFAVGHAEVVGLLGDNGAGKSTLVKILVGYYQPDKGEIYFEGQRVKFSSPCEAREHGIETVYQDLALVNLMPLWRNFFLGREIVKQFGPFRCLNKKKMRKIAREALSEIGINVRSVDDTVAFLSGGERQAVAIARAYHFGAKLLILDEPTAALSVGETKRVLEHILEAKKRGISVVLISHNIYHVYEVADRLVILERGEKIGDYKREEVTPQQVMDLIAAAAGVK, from the coding sequence ATGAGTTACTTGGTCGAAATGAAGAACATATGGAAGAGTTTCGGAAGGGTTGTGGCACTCAAAGGTGTTGATTTTGCGGTAGGTCACGCGGAAGTCGTCGGTTTGCTGGGTGACAACGGCGCTGGGAAGTCAACGCTCGTAAAGATTCTGGTGGGTTATTATCAGCCCGACAAAGGCGAGATCTATTTCGAAGGTCAACGCGTGAAGTTCAGTTCACCCTGTGAAGCGCGCGAACACGGTATCGAGACTGTTTATCAGGACCTTGCCCTGGTCAATCTGATGCCGCTGTGGCGCAACTTTTTTCTGGGTAGGGAAATCGTGAAGCAGTTTGGGCCGTTCCGATGTTTGAACAAGAAGAAGATGAGAAAGATCGCACGTGAAGCGCTCTCAGAAATAGGAATAAACGTACGGAGCGTCGACGACACGGTGGCTTTCCTCTCGGGTGGTGAGAGGCAGGCCGTGGCCATAGCCAGGGCTTACCACTTCGGGGCTAAGCTTCTGATACTCGACGAACCCACTGCGGCGCTCTCAGTTGGTGAGACGAAACGCGTACTTGAGCACATACTCGAGGCGAAGAAAAGAGGCATATCGGTCGTGCTGATCAGCCACAACATCTACCACGTTTATGAAGTCGCTGACAGGCTGGTGATTCTGGAACGTGGAGAGAAAATCGGTGATTACAAACGCGAAGAAGTCACACCACAGCAGGTGATGGACCTCATCGCTGCCGCTGCGGGGGTCAAATGA